In Lepisosteus oculatus isolate fLepOcu1 chromosome 29, fLepOcu1.hap2, whole genome shotgun sequence, the genomic window AACAGATTGTGGGCTATCGCGAATTATAGTATCTCACGACTGCAAATGACCTCCTTTATAGCGGGTCCGTGTTCATCCCGCGTCTCCATACTCCCCCGCCTTCCTCATCCTCCTTCCTGCGAAGATGTGATGTCCGTGGAAGCGCGGCTGTGGTGTCAAATATCACCGCCGCTCATAACCCGCCTCGCAGGCCCCCCGACCCTCGTCCAGCGAACGACAGTGACCCGGCCAGGAGACAAAAAACCTGCACGCCGCACTTCTGTTTCCTCAATTATTCTTTTTCTGCCTCCAACCACAGAAAGTTTCGCCGAGACAGCGCTATTTTGTTTTCCACCCCTCCCTTTTCGTGGCGTATAAGACGGGACCCCGTCGACGGGACCCCCTTCATTCTCCAAACCCGCGGACACCATGGGACCGAGACACTACGCACTGCTCCTCGTAGCCGCTGCGCTGCTCGCTTCTGCACAGCTGGGTAAGGATCTGCCCATTTCTATAGGcatctttgaaataaaaaaagtggtCAAATTCACTTCAAGAGTGAAAAACACTCCGCAGCAGGCTTGTTTTTAAGGCTTGTTAAAATCTGTACGCGGGTGgctcatctttattttatttttaagcaggCCGACTGGCCGAATACGATTATCATCTCAATTACGAGCTATTTTAAGTATTAAAAGAACTGCAAATATACTTAACTCTACTTCGCGACATCTTTATGTTCATAATAACGCCAGTGCCTTGAGTGTGGTACCTAAAAATGCGGATACAATCTTTTGTTTTCCCCTCCAAAGATGTCACGAAAGCAAaactttccaaaacaaaattctgttCACACCCTAATTAAAACTGCAGGCGATATTTCAGTGACCACTATAGGCTTTATTACAAGCGGCTCTTAAAAATGATGCGAGTCGGCATTTTGCTCCCAGCGCTGCGTATTCCTGTACAAGCTGAGtgcttattttaaatttctttagcCGACACATTTACTGGAGTATCCGACTGCGATCCGATTGCGAGACTGAGCTCTCCGCAGGTGCCAGGAGCTATATGGAATAGTGGATGGAGCTGTGAAACTGGGAAGgttgcgggttcaaatcccactacCGCTATACCCCTGAACAAGCAATGCGCTTCGCCTGAATGGCTCCAGTAGAACTTCCCAGCTGTGTGAATGGGGGGGATGTGGTCCGCTTTCGATAAAAGCGTCGGCCAACTGAATGAACGAAGTAAGGTGGGGAAAAAACAGTCTGCAATCCAGGTTACTCAAGGAAAGGCATAGCAGGTGCGAAGTACAGATCAATCCTGAATATATGAATAATCCCGGTTTGAGAGGAATTCCGAGCTAAGGCATGCGGCTGCGGACTGAGACGTCCTGTGTGTGCCTGCCTGCGGGCCCAGGTGACTGCGTCATGGGCGGCGGTGAAGCTGTGGCCCACTCCAGGCCGTACATGGCGTCGATCCAGCACGACGACAAGCACGAGTGCGGCGGCTTCCTGATCTCCGGGCAGTGGGTGATGACCGCGGCGCACTGCTTCTCCGAGCCGTGAGTCCGCCGCTGCCGCCACCTCTCCGCCCACCCCCGCGTCCGGTTCCGTCTGCTGCGGCTCCGCGGCTCCCGTCCCGACAGGGGCCCGGAAATTAAAGATCATAAACGGCGGTCTGGGTCATTTGACTCATGGTGGGGTTTTTTTAAAGGTCCGACAAGAGCATCAGAGTGGTGCTGGGAGCCCATTCCTTGTCCACGCCGGAAGACAGCAAACAGGTTTTCAGCATCGCATCAAGCCACACTCACCCGGAATTCTCCTTGGAAAACTATGACAACGACATTGCCCTGCTGAAGGTAAAGGGTGCCCACCTCCTGAATAATGTTGGCATAGTGTGGTGTCAACTATATTGGGGCATACAGGGCTGTTCCAATACACTGCAGAGAGCAGTGCTGTTTCAGTACACTGCAGAGAGCACTCATGCTCCAGTACGGTGCAGAGAGCAGGGATGCTTCAGTAAAGTGCAGGGGAGTGCACTTTGCTATTTATGATAACCAGGGGACCTCATACAAGTATTCCGAATCCTGAAAGAGCTGTTCCATCGGACATCTTCAGAAAACAAGATGTTTAGATGTCtaaaggacaggagtgaaaattacatggaagtgcattttaacCTGCTAACAGCAGGCAtgtttttacacaaaggctgGTGGGTGTATGAAACAAGTTActtagccatgttgttgaagctgttaccctggcttctttcaagaaatgtctggatgtaaatccttggatcaattagccagTAATCATTAACTAATTAACCAAATGGCCTTGTCTCATTTTCTGTCCTTTCTGATGTCATTATGTCAGTTATGTAATTATGTAGTACTTTCCCTGTAACTCAGAAGTGATCCGGAGTGAGCTCATTCAGTTTCTCCTTGTGCATCCTGTGATCATTGATCCCTGTATGACATACTGCAGGCAGAGGAATCCCTGAAGCTGGATGGCAGAAGATTAAGTTTAAATTTATGATCAAGTTTATGATTAAGATTAAGaatgaagaggaagaggaaggacaGAAAGTCCAGGGAAGTACCAGCCAGGGATATCTCATCCAGATGTTGCTGTACAGATGTGCAGACATGGGGTGGGCGAGTCTCTGCCTGGGAGGGTTTGGAGAGCACTCACGGGGGTGGAGGAGCGAGAGGGAGTATGGGGGGGGGTCAGACAGGTTTGCAGGGAGGGATGGTGGAACAAGTCTAAATTCTGTTTAGTGAAACAGTGCAGGGGAAGTAACAACAGGATGTTGAGTGTCAACGGTCTGTGCATGGTGAAACCGGACACTGTTTACAGCAGCACAGTGGCCTTCCCCTTTGAGGCCAGCTCCTGCAGGGGCTCCTTAGGACTCAGGACTCAGGGTTCAGGGTTCAGGGGGCTCATGACTCAGGACTCTCAGGGCTCAGGGGTTCAGGGTTGAGGACTAAGGACTCAGGGTTTAGGGGGCTCAGGGTGCTCAGGGtgctcagggctcagggctcagggctcagggctcagggtTCAGGTTCAGGGCTCAGGGGTCAAGGGTTCAGGGGGCTCAGAGCTCAGGGGGCTCAGGGTTCAGGGGCTCAGGGTTCAGGTTCAGGGTTCAGGGGGCTCAGAGCTCAGGGGTCAGGGTTCAGGGTTCAGGGGGCACAGGGTTCAGGGCTCAGGGGTCAAGGGTCAAGGGTTCAGGGGGCTCAGAGCTCAGGGGGCTCAGGGTTCAGGGGCTCAGGGTTCAGGTTCAGGGTTCAGGGGGCTCAGAGCTCAGGgggctcaggggtcaggggtcaaggGTTCAGGGTTCAGGGGGCTCAGAGCTCAGGGGGCTCAGGGTTCAGGGTTCAGGGGCTCAGGGTTCAGGTTCAGGGTTCAGGGGGCTCAGAGCTCAGGGGGCTCAGGGGTCAGGGCTCAGGGGTCAGGGTTCAGGGGGCTCAGGGTTCAGGttcagggctcagggctcagggtTCAGGGGGCTCAGAGTTCAGGGGGCTCAGGGTTCAGGGTTCAGATCTCAGGGCTGCGCGCTGTGCTTTCAGCTGGACGGCACGGCCACGGAGAGCAGCGCGGTGAAGCCCATCGCGTTCCAGCGCGGCGGGGGCTACGTGCAGGAAGGGGAGGAGTGCAGCATCGCCGGCTGGGGCGCCACCAGCAACATCGGCTTCCGGCCGGACAAGCTGCAGCAGGTGGACGTCAAGGTCCTGAGCCGGCGCCTGTGTGGCCGCAGCGACTACTATGGAGACAAATTCACGGACAACATGATGTGCGCCGCCGAGAGCCGGAAGGACACCTGCGATGTATGTACAGCTTCCCGCCGGCAGGAAATCACTTCGTCGGAATGACCAAATATCAACCGATGAGCTAAACCGCGGGGACAGGGATttctgagacgtaaaactgaggtcccggctctctgtggtcattaaaaatcccagggtgtttctcgaaaagagtaggggtgttaccctggcatcctggccaaatttcccattggcctttatcaatcatggcctcctaataatccccatctctgaattggcttcattactctgctctcctccccactgagagctggtgtgtggtgagcgttctggcgcactatggctgccgtcgcatcctccaggtggggctgcacactggtggtggtggaggggatccccatcacctgtaaagcgctttgagtggagtgtccagaaaagcgctatataaatgtaagcaattattattaatgattattATATTTGAGTATTTTTAATGGCTCCACAAAATTCTTAAGCTAGTTTTCAAATAATAGATACGTGGAAGTGTAAGATTATATAGATGTACAGATTGATGAGATTGATAAACTGTAGATTGACAGACGTACAGAAATTATCTGACGTAGTATTTTCAGGCAGAATGTTTCTGATGTGGCGTTACTGATTCCCGAGATTCCTAAAAGGTTGCCAAACAATTTGGTTGCTTTCTTCCGGTATTGCTGGGAATACTCTGGGGAGCAGCACACGGGTCAAGGGGAAAGGGACCCCTAGCTAACAGGAAACAGAGATCTGGAAATCGCCAGAGGGTGGGGTGGTGGTGCTGTGGTCAGCAGCACTGGGACCCCGAGAtcgattccagacctggggtgctgtctgcgtggagtttgcatgttcctcccgtgttcctgtgggtttgctctgggtgctccagtttcctcccacagtccaaagacgtgctggggggggggggttaaattggctcctgggaaaactggccctcgGGTGTGTGCGAGTgcgtttctgtgtctgtgtgtgccctgcggtgggccggcgtcccgtccagggtgtctGAAGTGGATCCAAAAAGGATGGCTAGTTGGAAATCCGAAGAAATCTCCTGCGTGATCACACGTCTGATTCCCGCCACAATGTTCCGGGATGCTCCTGTGTTTTCTCCCGGGCCGCAGAGCACTGTGACCCCCAGTTTTCAGCGGGGGGGGGCTCCTGTCCTCTGACCGGCCGTGTGCTTGCTTGTGTCCCAGGGCGACTCGGGCGGGCCGCTGGTGCACGGCGGCGTGGCGGTGGGCATCACGTCCAATGGCAGCAAGAAGTGTGGGCGCCCCAAGAAGCCGGGGGTCTACACCGTGATTTCGCGCTACGCCCAGTGGATCGACAGCACCATGCAGCAGTGACCCGCAGCGCTCCTCACGCCCCCACCCAGCGCCAGGGGAGACGGGGGGGCAGGGCGGCGGCCCGCTTTGGGGAAACAGAGGCGCTTAGCCTTGTACTCTTTCAGCTGCGCCTGCTTTGTTAACCAGCCTGATTAAAGCAATAAACTGCCTCTCATTGCAACAGGAGCTCTCAATGGCTTTATTACAGTGTGGCAAAGGCCCTGTGGAGGCACCTGTGGTTATCTGCACCGAGCAGTTGCTGACAGGGAGTGTCTCAACGATGAGGCTGAGGTGTTGCCGGTGAACTTTGCGAGAGCGCCCGCAGAGTAAAAAAATGCTCTGAACTTAATTAAGCGAAGGGTAATAACCAGACAGTAGATCGCCTGTTCGATATTTATCTTCATGGTTGTGATAGCAGTGTGAGTTTCGGCCCGAGCGAGGGGTACCACAGCCGTGCGCCTTTCCTGCAATCGGAATAAAATCGGACATCGGGGTATTCAGCCTTCTAGTGCATTGAGTTGTAGCTCATCGATCTACCCCcccatccagctgcttcttgaaagatTGGCGCATCTCGGCTTCAATAACATATCTAGGTAGCTTGTGCCCCactccctccactctctgtgtaaacaagtgcctcctgttctcagtttcaaCAGGCGGCGGTAACTTACAGTAGGTGGGGACACCCTGATCTCCAGCTCCCCTCAGTGTAGTGTAGAAAGACACTACTGCTAGATCTCCCATATCACAAAGAAGCCTGCCAGCGCTGGTGATGAGGTCATTAGCAGTTCCCATGTTTAAATCAGTATTGAGTGTCACGTTGTCCAGTCACCTCTTGGATTTCAGTTCTAGTGCACACAGATTAATACCTAATCAAGATGAATAGACATTCATTAGCAGCCagctgccatatcaccctgaaacacacaactggtaacccactgaagctcagcaggtgtgaacctggccagtacctggatgggagactcctgggaaagactaaggctggaagaggtgttagtggggccagaaggGGGTGCTCACACTGTGGTCTGTATGGGCCCCAATAGCTCAGTGtagtgtagtgatggggacactatactgtaaaaaggcgccgtccttcggataagatgtaaaactgaggtcctgactctctgtggtcattaaaaatcccagggtgtttcttgaaaagagt contains:
- the LOC102685416 gene encoding complement factor D-like — encoded protein: MGPRHYALLLVAAALLASAQLGDCVMGGGEAVAHSRPYMASIQHDDKHECGGFLISGQWVMTAAHCFSEPSDKSIRVVLGAHSLSTPEDSKQVFSIASSHTHPEFSLENYDNDIALLKLDGTATESSAVKPIAFQRGGGYVQEGEECSIAGWGATSNIGFRPDKLQQVDVKVLSRRLCGRSDYYGDKFTDNMMCAAESRKDTCDGDSGGPLVHGGVAVGITSNGSKKCGRPKKPGVYTVISRYAQWIDSTMQQ